A region of Sphingomonas crusticola DNA encodes the following proteins:
- the queG gene encoding tRNA epoxyqueuosine(34) reductase QueG has protein sequence MTLPLNLEQAIKQEARALGFAACGIARADAAPHAAPRLQTWLDEGAHGDMLWMEERSHQRGSPASLWPEVRSVIMLGMSYAPAADPLLLAGEPDVGRISVYAQGQDYHDVVKKALKALARWLVATVPDSNLKVFVDTAPVMEKPLAEAAGIGWQGKHTNLVSRKDGSWLLLGAIMTTLDLAPDAPGDTRCGSCDACLAACPTNAFPAPFRLDARRCISYLTIEHKGPIPLEFRRPIGNRIYGCDDCLAVCPWNKFADAAHANRAFAARAELAAPELADLLQLDDAAFRQIFSGSPIKRIGRDRMVRNALIAAGNSGRRDLLPHVLALLDDEASVVRGAAAWALSCLDQTRFEAESRRRIAIEKDGDVRAEWTDLDCLAPLALTI, from the coding sequence GTGACACTGCCCCTCAATCTGGAACAGGCGATCAAGCAGGAAGCGCGCGCGCTCGGCTTTGCCGCGTGTGGCATCGCGCGTGCCGATGCCGCGCCGCATGCCGCTCCGCGGCTCCAGACCTGGCTCGACGAGGGTGCGCATGGCGACATGCTGTGGATGGAGGAACGCTCGCACCAACGCGGCAGCCCCGCCTCCTTGTGGCCCGAGGTCCGCTCGGTGATCATGCTGGGCATGAGCTACGCACCCGCGGCGGATCCGCTGCTGCTGGCGGGCGAGCCGGACGTTGGCCGCATCTCCGTCTACGCCCAGGGCCAGGATTATCACGATGTCGTCAAGAAAGCGCTCAAGGCGCTGGCACGCTGGCTGGTCGCTACCGTGCCCGACAGCAATCTCAAGGTGTTCGTCGATACCGCCCCGGTGATGGAAAAGCCGCTCGCCGAGGCGGCCGGCATCGGCTGGCAGGGCAAGCATACCAACCTCGTCAGCCGCAAAGACGGCAGCTGGCTGTTGCTTGGCGCGATCATGACGACGCTCGATCTTGCGCCCGACGCTCCGGGCGACACACGCTGCGGCTCATGCGACGCCTGTCTCGCCGCCTGCCCCACCAACGCCTTCCCCGCCCCTTTCCGGCTCGATGCGCGGCGCTGCATCTCCTACCTCACGATCGAGCATAAGGGCCCGATCCCGCTCGAATTCCGGCGGCCGATCGGCAATCGTATCTATGGTTGCGACGACTGCCTCGCAGTCTGCCCCTGGAACAAGTTCGCCGACGCCGCGCACGCCAATCGCGCCTTTGCCGCCCGGGCAGAGCTGGCGGCGCCCGAGCTCGCCGACCTGCTTCAGCTGGACGATGCCGCCTTCCGGCAAATCTTCTCGGGTTCGCCGATCAAGCGGATCGGCCGTGACCGAATGGTCAGAAACGCGCTGATCGCGGCGGGCAATAGCGGCCGGCGCGACCTGCTGCCGCACGTGCTGGCGTTGCTGGACGACGAGGCGTCCGTCGTCCGCGGGGCCGCCGCCTGGGCCTTGTCCTGCCTCGATCAGACGCGCTTCGAGGCGGAAAGCCGTCGCCGGATTGCGATTGAAAAAGACGGGGACGTGCGCGCTGAATGGACGGACCTGGATTGCCTCGCGCCGCTCGCACTGACGATCTAG
- a CDS encoding ABC transporter ATP-binding protein, translated as MSEAAISLQGLCKTYKGGKQALTDVTLDVPQGQIFGLLGPNGAGKSTTINILAGLVTKTSGKASIWGFDIDEHPRNAKRSIGIVPQEIVFDPFFTPFEMLELYAGLYGVPKKERRSMELLRAVYLDDKANAYARSLSGGMKRRLLVAKALVHNPPVLVLDEPTAGVDVELRQQLWEYVRRLNGDGVTVVLTTHYLQEAEELCDRIAIINHGQVIANRPTPELLAMAQEKAVTVTLDRDLSAAPQAACFERIELKNERTVVITYSKDKVNAGEVLAALQAAGLGIVDVSTHEADLEDVFLNLTRAPAAA; from the coding sequence ATGAGCGAAGCGGCGATCAGCCTTCAGGGCCTGTGCAAGACGTACAAGGGTGGCAAGCAGGCGCTGACGGACGTCACGCTCGACGTGCCGCAGGGTCAGATATTCGGGCTGCTCGGGCCCAATGGCGCGGGCAAGTCGACCACGATCAACATTCTCGCCGGCCTGGTGACGAAGACGTCGGGCAAGGCGTCGATCTGGGGCTTCGATATCGACGAGCACCCGCGCAACGCCAAGCGCTCGATCGGGATCGTGCCGCAGGAGATCGTGTTCGATCCCTTTTTCACCCCATTCGAGATGCTGGAGCTTTATGCCGGCCTCTATGGCGTGCCGAAGAAGGAACGCCGTTCGATGGAGCTGCTGCGCGCGGTCTATCTCGACGACAAGGCCAATGCCTATGCGCGCTCGCTGTCCGGGGGCATGAAGCGCCGCCTGCTGGTGGCCAAGGCCCTGGTCCATAATCCGCCGGTGCTGGTCCTCGACGAGCCCACCGCGGGCGTCGATGTCGAGCTTCGCCAGCAGCTCTGGGAATATGTGCGCCGGTTGAACGGGGATGGCGTGACCGTCGTCCTCACCACCCACTATCTCCAGGAAGCCGAAGAGCTCTGCGATCGCATCGCGATCATCAACCACGGCCAGGTCATCGCCAACCGGCCGACGCCCGAATTGCTGGCCATGGCGCAGGAGAAAGCGGTGACGGTTACGCTGGACCGCGACCTCAGCGCCGCCCCGCAGGCTGCCTGCTTCGAGCGGATCGAGCTCAAGAATGAGCGCACCGTGGTGATCACCTATTCCAAGGACAAGGTGAATGCCGGCGAAGTGCTCGCCGCGCTGCAAGCCGCCGGGCTCGGCATCGTCGACGTCTCAACCCACGAGGCCGATCTGGAGGATGTGTTCCTCAACCTGACCCGGGCGCCGGCGGCTGCCTGA
- the nadB gene encoding L-aspartate oxidase, which translates to MAHAYDVLIIGSGAAGLTAALNLAYTRKVAVLAKGGLSEGSTAWAQGGIAAVLEPGDTFESHIEDTMVAGAGLNDRKTVEFVVEHAPAAIERLAALGVPFNPTDGAAADGGHDRWHLTREGGHSHRRIVHVDDATGWAVQQALERAAHAHPNISLITDMVAIDLVTGRHALRYSGDGRVRGVYALHRATGHVALFTARATILATGGAGRVYQYSTAPRGASGDGIAMAWRAGCRVSNMEFNQFHPTCLYNLEVKNFLITEAMRGEGGLLKLPTNGHRFMPDFDARAELAPRDIVARAIDHEIKRLGLDYVHLDISHKPADFIEHHFPTIYAKLLTLGIDITKQPIPVVPAMHYTCGGVMIDRDGCTDLPGLYAAGEVTQSGLHGANRLASNSLLECFVFGEAAARHIEAHWADMPEPDPIRPWDESRVRDSDEDIVVQHNWREIRRFMWDYVGIVRTTKRLERALHRATLLQQEVEDYYGNYRITPDLIELRNLVVVATLIVRSALKRKESRGLHYTLDFPETKARAVDTILMP; encoded by the coding sequence ATGGCCCACGCATATGACGTCCTGATCATCGGCTCAGGCGCGGCCGGTCTCACCGCTGCGCTCAATCTCGCCTACACGCGCAAGGTGGCGGTGCTCGCCAAGGGCGGACTGTCGGAAGGATCGACCGCTTGGGCACAGGGCGGCATCGCGGCGGTGCTGGAACCGGGCGACACGTTCGAAAGCCATATCGAGGATACGATGGTGGCGGGTGCGGGCCTCAACGACCGCAAGACCGTCGAATTCGTGGTCGAGCATGCCCCGGCCGCGATCGAGCGCCTCGCCGCGCTCGGCGTGCCGTTCAACCCCACCGACGGAGCAGCGGCGGACGGCGGCCACGATCGGTGGCATCTCACGCGCGAGGGCGGGCATAGCCACCGCCGCATCGTCCATGTCGACGACGCCACCGGCTGGGCGGTGCAGCAGGCGCTGGAACGGGCCGCCCACGCCCATCCCAACATCAGCCTCATCACCGACATGGTCGCGATCGACCTCGTCACCGGCCGCCATGCGCTACGCTATTCGGGCGACGGCCGGGTGCGCGGCGTCTACGCGCTTCATCGCGCCACCGGCCATGTCGCCTTGTTCACCGCGCGCGCGACCATCCTCGCCACCGGCGGCGCCGGCCGCGTCTATCAATATTCGACCGCGCCGCGCGGTGCATCGGGAGACGGCATCGCCATGGCGTGGCGCGCGGGTTGCCGCGTGTCGAACATGGAATTCAACCAATTCCACCCGACCTGCCTCTACAATCTGGAGGTCAAGAATTTCCTGATCACCGAGGCGATGCGCGGCGAAGGCGGGCTGCTTAAGCTGCCGACTAACGGCCACCGCTTCATGCCCGATTTCGATGCGCGCGCCGAACTGGCGCCGCGCGACATCGTCGCCCGCGCGATCGACCACGAGATCAAGCGGCTCGGCCTCGATTATGTCCACCTCGACATCAGCCATAAGCCGGCCGACTTTATCGAGCATCATTTCCCGACCATCTACGCGAAGCTGCTGACGCTCGGCATCGACATCACGAAACAGCCGATTCCGGTCGTGCCGGCGATGCATTATACCTGCGGCGGCGTGATGATCGATCGCGACGGCTGCACCGATCTGCCCGGCCTCTACGCCGCTGGCGAGGTCACCCAATCCGGGCTGCATGGCGCCAATCGCCTCGCTTCGAACTCCCTGCTCGAATGCTTCGTGTTCGGCGAGGCGGCCGCCAGGCATATCGAGGCCCATTGGGCGGACATGCCCGAGCCCGATCCGATCCGCCCGTGGGACGAAAGCCGGGTGCGCGATTCCGACGAGGATATCGTCGTCCAGCATAATTGGCGCGAGATCCGCCGCTTCATGTGGGATTATGTCGGCATCGTCCGCACCACCAAGCGGCTGGAACGCGCGCTGCACCGCGCTACCCTGCTTCAGCAGGAGGTCGAGGATTATTACGGCAATTACCGGATCACGCCCGACCTGATCGAGCTGCGCAATCTGGTGGTGGTGGCAACCCTGATCGTGCGCTCGGCGTTGAAGCGCAAGGAAAGCCGCGGCCTCCATTACACGCTCGACTTCCCCGAGACCAAGGCCCGCGCGGTCGACACGATCCTCATGCCCTGA
- a CDS encoding alpha/beta fold hydrolase, with protein MPTIKTDLLEIDYRDEGPVEAPAVLLLHGWPDDASTWDAVGQRLNEAGFRTIAPSLRGFGNTRFLSPETPRTGNAAVLALDTMVMMDRLGIVRFFVAGHDWGSNVAEALAVGWPNRVARLAMLSSPPRLGGVATPPFWHARLLWYQWFQATQLGADAVREDPKGFARTMWENWSPAGWFDDALFDRVAQSFENPDWAEITIHSYRARWGETAVDPRSEWLEENVRKAKTLTLPFLYIQGEADGVDPPSVSANIAAKFTGPFERIVLPGVGHFPTREAPQEVASRLIALYSSTTLTEV; from the coding sequence ATGCCGACGATCAAGACCGACCTGCTGGAAATCGACTATCGCGACGAAGGCCCTGTGGAGGCGCCGGCGGTGCTGCTGCTCCACGGATGGCCCGACGATGCGAGCACCTGGGACGCGGTCGGCCAGCGGCTGAACGAGGCGGGGTTCCGCACGATCGCGCCGAGCCTGCGCGGGTTCGGCAATACCCGCTTCCTCTCGCCCGAAACGCCCCGCACCGGGAACGCCGCTGTGCTCGCGCTCGACACGATGGTCATGATGGACCGACTCGGGATCGTGCGCTTCTTCGTCGCCGGTCACGATTGGGGCTCGAACGTCGCCGAGGCGCTGGCGGTCGGCTGGCCCAACCGCGTCGCGCGCCTGGCGATGCTGTCATCGCCGCCCCGGCTCGGCGGCGTGGCGACGCCGCCCTTCTGGCACGCGCGGCTGCTATGGTATCAGTGGTTCCAGGCGACGCAGCTCGGGGCAGACGCAGTGCGCGAGGATCCCAAGGGGTTTGCCCGCACCATGTGGGAAAATTGGTCACCGGCAGGCTGGTTCGATGACGCATTGTTCGATCGCGTCGCGCAATCCTTCGAAAATCCCGATTGGGCGGAGATTACGATCCATTCCTACCGCGCCCGCTGGGGAGAGACCGCGGTCGACCCGCGCAGCGAATGGCTCGAGGAGAATGTCAGGAAGGCGAAGACTTTGACCCTGCCCTTCCTGTATATCCAGGGTGAAGCCGACGGCGTGGACCCGCCGTCCGTCAGCGCGAATATCGCCGCCAAATTCACCGGGCCGTTCGAGCGGATCGTCCTGCCCGGCGTCGGCCATTTCCCGACGCGCGAGGCGCCGCAGGAGGTCGCCTCGCGCCTGATCGCGCTTTATTCCTCGACCACGCTTACCGAGGTTTGA
- a CDS encoding class I SAM-dependent methyltransferase, with the protein MRTASFATLIASVVLTAPAYAAPGAAIQAAIANPARQDAERLRDRYRHPAETLDFFGVAPGQTLIEYSPGGGWYTRILMPLLAGNGRYVAVVSNDPRSTENARKLVAGLPGGAAAFVTTFDPATATMAAPNSADRVLTFRNVHNLLMAEDGGDKDGKVALAFFRAAYKALKPGGVLGVVDHRLPEGATARREETSGYVKKSTVVRLATAAGFRLDGESEINANPKDTTDWPKGVWTLPPSLQLGEQDRAKYLAIGESDRMTLRFVKPR; encoded by the coding sequence ATGCGAACCGCCAGCTTTGCTACATTGATCGCGTCGGTGGTACTTACTGCCCCGGCCTATGCCGCGCCTGGCGCCGCAATCCAGGCCGCCATTGCCAATCCGGCCCGGCAGGACGCAGAGCGCCTGCGCGATCGCTATCGGCACCCGGCCGAGACGCTCGATTTCTTTGGCGTGGCGCCGGGCCAGACGCTGATCGAATATTCCCCCGGTGGCGGCTGGTATACGCGCATCCTGATGCCGCTGCTGGCCGGCAACGGCCGTTATGTCGCTGTAGTGTCGAACGATCCGCGCTCGACCGAGAATGCGCGCAAGCTGGTCGCCGGCCTGCCGGGTGGGGCCGCGGCGTTCGTGACGACGTTCGATCCTGCCACCGCGACCATGGCCGCTCCCAATAGCGCGGATCGCGTGCTGACCTTCCGGAACGTCCACAATCTGCTGATGGCGGAGGATGGCGGGGACAAGGACGGCAAGGTCGCGCTCGCCTTTTTCCGAGCCGCTTACAAGGCGCTCAAACCCGGCGGCGTGCTCGGGGTCGTCGATCACCGCCTGCCGGAAGGAGCGACGGCGCGACGCGAGGAGACAAGCGGATACGTCAAAAAGTCGACGGTGGTACGCCTTGCCACCGCCGCGGGCTTCAGGCTGGATGGCGAAAGCGAGATCAACGCTAATCCCAAGGACACGACCGATTGGCCGAAGGGTGTGTGGACGCTGCCGCCGTCTTTGCAGCTGGGGGAGCAGGATCGAGCCAAATATCTGGCGATCGGCGAAAGCGATCGCATGACCTTGCGGTTCGTCAAACCTCGGTAA
- the polA gene encoding DNA polymerase I: MPSNHLYLVDGSGYIFRAYHRLPPLTNKHGQPAGAVYGFTTMMWKLVEDLHAADGPTHMAVIFDASSKTFRNDMYDKYKAHRPPPPEDLVPQFPMIRDATRAFSLPCIEEEGLEADDIIACYAKAALAEDWKVTIVSSDKDLMQLIEPGRLDLFDTMNNRRLGREHVLEKFGVEPEQLGDVLALMGDSVDNVPGVPGVGPKTASELIRTYGDLEGVLAAAPDIKKPKLSQSLIEHADAARLSRELVRLVCDRALPQPLDDLILKGLPKAPLQEFLTHQGFRSLLMKLGGDEASAALPARVADAVPFVHTDYETVTTEPDLDRWIAQAYAAGVVAIDTETDHIDCIRANLVGVSLATAPGKACYIPVGHGRAGEDLWTERPEQLPHPLVLARLKPLLEDPAILKIGQNLKYDLIMFRRSGIDVTPYDDTMLLSYDLDAGLGSHGMSDLAKRHLDHACIEFKDVCGSGKNQVSFDLVPLDRATEYAAEDADVTLRLWHRLKPRLVPEQANRVYELVDRPLVPVVAEMERAGILVDRGELHRLSTEFGEEIIRLEAKVHEAAGGPFTIGSPKQLGEVLFDRLGLAGGRKGKTGVYSTDVNELERLAADGVEVARLVLDWRQLSKLKSTYTDALQQQINPATDRVHTCFSLAIAQTGRLSSTDPNLQNIPIRSEHGRRIRHAFVAPPSHVLLAADYSQIELRLAAHMADVPQLREAFAQGQDIHSLTAEELFGVVDRDTRGKAKTINFAILYGISSWGLAGRLGVDRAEAQAIIDRYFERFPGVKNYMAETINQLREKGFVTTLFGRKTHLPGIKGKTVGERQSAERQAINAPIQGTSADIIKRAMVRMDPALEAAGLGHVRMLLQVHDELVFELPEEDVAAAKPVIERVMADAAGPHVTLSVPLGIEIGTGRSWGDAH; this comes from the coding sequence ATGCCTTCCAATCATCTCTATCTCGTCGACGGCTCCGGTTATATTTTCCGGGCTTATCATCGGCTTCCGCCGCTCACCAACAAGCATGGCCAGCCCGCGGGCGCGGTCTATGGCTTCACCACCATGATGTGGAAGCTGGTCGAAGACCTGCACGCCGCCGATGGCCCGACCCACATGGCGGTGATCTTCGACGCGTCGTCCAAGACGTTCCGCAACGACATGTACGATAAGTACAAGGCGCACCGTCCGCCCCCGCCTGAGGATCTGGTTCCCCAATTCCCGATGATCCGCGACGCCACGCGCGCCTTCTCGCTGCCCTGCATCGAGGAGGAAGGGCTCGAGGCGGACGACATCATCGCCTGCTACGCCAAGGCGGCGCTGGCGGAGGATTGGAAAGTCACCATCGTCAGCTCCGACAAGGATCTGATGCAGCTGATCGAGCCCGGCCGGCTCGATCTGTTCGATACGATGAACAATCGCCGGCTCGGCCGCGAGCATGTGCTGGAGAAGTTCGGAGTCGAGCCCGAGCAATTGGGCGACGTGCTCGCGCTGATGGGCGACAGCGTCGACAATGTCCCCGGCGTTCCCGGCGTCGGCCCCAAGACCGCGAGCGAGCTGATCCGCACTTACGGCGATCTCGAAGGCGTGCTTGCCGCCGCGCCCGACATCAAGAAGCCCAAGCTCAGCCAGAGCCTGATCGAACATGCCGACGCGGCCCGCCTCAGCCGCGAGCTGGTGCGGCTGGTGTGCGATCGCGCGCTGCCGCAGCCGTTGGACGATTTGATCCTCAAGGGCCTGCCCAAGGCGCCACTGCAGGAATTCCTGACCCACCAAGGCTTCCGCTCGCTGCTGATGAAATTGGGCGGCGACGAAGCCAGCGCGGCGCTGCCTGCGCGGGTCGCGGACGCGGTCCCGTTCGTCCACACGGATTATGAGACGGTCACGACCGAGCCCGATCTCGATCGCTGGATCGCACAGGCTTATGCGGCCGGCGTCGTCGCGATAGATACCGAGACCGACCATATCGATTGCATCCGCGCCAATCTGGTCGGGGTCAGCCTCGCCACCGCCCCCGGCAAGGCCTGCTATATCCCGGTTGGCCATGGCCGCGCCGGCGAGGATCTGTGGACCGAACGGCCGGAGCAATTGCCCCATCCGCTGGTGCTGGCCAGGCTCAAGCCATTGCTGGAGGACCCGGCAATCCTCAAGATCGGGCAGAACCTCAAATATGACCTGATCATGTTCCGCCGCAGCGGCATCGACGTCACGCCCTATGACGACACGATGCTGCTGTCCTACGATCTCGACGCGGGGCTCGGTAGCCACGGCATGAGCGATCTTGCCAAACGTCACCTCGATCATGCCTGCATCGAGTTCAAGGATGTGTGCGGCAGCGGTAAGAACCAAGTCAGCTTCGATCTCGTGCCGCTCGACCGGGCGACGGAATATGCCGCCGAGGATGCCGACGTCACCCTGCGACTGTGGCACCGGCTCAAGCCGCGGCTGGTGCCGGAGCAGGCCAATCGCGTCTACGAATTGGTCGATCGCCCGCTCGTCCCGGTGGTGGCGGAGATGGAGCGCGCCGGCATCCTGGTCGATCGCGGCGAGCTGCATCGCCTCTCGACCGAGTTCGGCGAGGAGATTATCCGGCTCGAAGCGAAGGTTCACGAAGCCGCGGGCGGTCCGTTCACGATCGGCAGCCCCAAGCAATTGGGCGAGGTCCTGTTCGACCGGCTCGGCCTGGCCGGCGGCCGCAAGGGCAAGACCGGCGTCTACTCGACCGACGTGAACGAACTCGAACGGCTTGCCGCCGACGGCGTCGAGGTCGCCCGGCTGGTGCTCGACTGGCGCCAGCTATCCAAGCTCAAGTCAACCTATACCGATGCGCTGCAGCAGCAGATCAACCCCGCCACCGACCGCGTCCACACCTGCTTCAGCCTTGCCATCGCCCAGACCGGGCGCCTGTCCTCGACCGATCCCAACCTCCAGAACATCCCGATCCGCAGCGAGCATGGTCGGCGCATCCGCCACGCTTTCGTCGCACCTCCGAGCCACGTCCTGCTCGCGGCCGATTATTCGCAGATCGAGCTTCGCCTGGCGGCGCACATGGCCGACGTGCCGCAATTGCGCGAGGCGTTCGCACAGGGGCAGGACATACATAGCCTGACCGCCGAGGAATTGTTCGGCGTGGTCGACCGCGACACGCGCGGCAAAGCCAAGACGATCAACTTCGCCATCCTCTACGGCATCTCCTCATGGGGCCTTGCTGGGCGGCTAGGGGTCGACCGCGCCGAGGCGCAGGCGATCATCGACCGCTATTTCGAGCGTTTCCCGGGAGTGAAAAATTACATGGCCGAGACCATCAACCAGCTGCGCGAGAAAGGGTTCGTCACCACCCTGTTCGGGCGCAAGACCCACCTCCCGGGCATCAAGGGCAAGACCGTCGGCGAGCGCCAGAGCGCCGAACGCCAGGCGATCAACGCCCCGATCCAGGGTACTAGCGCCGACATCATCAAGCGGGCGATGGTGCGCATGGACCCGGCCTTGGAGGCGGCAGGCTTGGGCCATGTGCGCATGCTGCTCCAGGTTCATGACGAACTGGTATTCGAACTGCCCGAGGAGGATGTCGCGGCGGCCAAGCCGGTGATCGAACGCGTCATGGCCGACGCCGCCGGGCCGCACGTCACCTTGTCGGTGCCGCTCGGCATCGAGATCGGCACCGGCCGCAGCTGGGGCGACGCGCATTGA